A section of the Enterobacter sp. C2 genome encodes:
- a CDS encoding DUF1176 domain-containing protein — protein MRYRVLLLLLLNLFVASFAWAAPAQQNFSDWQVTCNNQNFCVARNTGEHHGLVMTLTRSAGARTDAQLRIELGGSQTPSAKEPPVAPRLLIDGMPLRLEPQHWAMSPWRLITEHAPTISVFLQTIQNAQAITLKEGQGTISLIGLKAALLFIDAQQKRVGSETAWIKKGGNPSLSVPPAPALKGVAVVNPTPTPLTREEMDSLLDYGSMRMNSSQCSLDPMRREVRVTALTDDKALLIVSCEAGAYNTVDLAWLVSRHKPYATKAVRLRLPFTPGSGNDEMELMNAEFDQKARELTTLAKGRGLADCGIQTRWRFDGQRFRLVRYAEEPSCDNWHGPDAWPTLWITR, from the coding sequence ATGCGTTATCGCGTTTTGCTGCTGCTACTGCTTAATCTGTTTGTCGCCTCGTTTGCATGGGCGGCACCCGCCCAGCAGAATTTCTCCGACTGGCAGGTGACCTGTAATAACCAAAATTTCTGCGTAGCACGCAATACCGGCGAGCACCATGGGCTCGTCATGACGTTGACGCGCAGCGCGGGAGCGCGAACCGATGCGCAGCTGCGTATCGAGCTTGGCGGCAGCCAGACGCCGTCGGCAAAAGAGCCGCCTGTTGCGCCGCGTCTGCTGATTGATGGTATGCCGCTGCGGCTGGAACCTCAGCACTGGGCGATGTCACCGTGGCGGTTGATCACTGAGCATGCGCCTACCATCAGCGTATTCTTACAGACCATTCAGAATGCGCAGGCGATAACCCTGAAAGAGGGGCAGGGCACCATCTCCCTGATCGGGCTCAAGGCGGCGCTGCTGTTTATTGATGCGCAGCAAAAGCGCGTCGGCAGTGAAACCGCGTGGATTAAAAAGGGCGGCAATCCTTCTCTGAGCGTGCCGCCTGCCCCGGCATTGAAAGGGGTGGCGGTAGTGAACCCGACGCCGACGCCGCTTACTCGTGAAGAGATGGATTCCCTGCTGGATTACGGCAGCATGCGGATGAACAGCAGTCAGTGCTCGCTGGATCCGATGCGGCGCGAGGTGCGCGTGACAGCTCTCACCGACGATAAAGCGCTGCTGATCGTGAGCTGCGAGGCGGGAGCCTACAATACGGTGGATCTCGCCTGGCTTGTATCGCGTCATAAGCCTTATGCAACCAAAGCGGTGCGCCTGCGCCTGCCCTTTACCCCCGGCAGCGGCAACGATGAGATGGAGTTAATGAATGCTGAATTCGATCAGAAAGCCCGCGAATTGACAACGCTTGCCAAAGGTCGCGGGCTGGCGGATTGCGGTATCCAGACGCGCTGGCGTTTTGACGGCCAGCGCTTTCGTCTGGTGCGCTATGCAGAAGAGCCAAGCTGTGATAACTGGCATGGGCCAGACGCCTGGCCCACGCTGTGGATCACACGTTAA
- the nudK gene encoding GDP-mannose pyrophosphatase NudK — translation MSLKIDVIKDKILSENYFVLRNITYDLTRRNGEVIRHRREVYDRGNGATILLYNREKRSVVLVRQFRIATWVNGNEDGRLIEPCAGLLDNDAPEACARKEAMEETGYEVGEVRKVFELYMSPGGVTEIVHFFIAEYNASLKANAGGGVEDEDIEVLEMPFTQALEAVASGEIRDAKAVILLQYLQASGLMS, via the coding sequence ATGTCGCTGAAAATAGACGTTATCAAAGATAAGATCCTCTCTGAAAACTACTTCGTGTTACGCAATATCACCTACGATTTGACCCGCCGCAACGGAGAGGTGATCCGCCACCGCCGCGAGGTGTACGATCGCGGCAACGGGGCAACCATTCTGCTCTATAACCGGGAGAAACGCAGCGTGGTGCTGGTTCGTCAGTTCCGTATTGCCACCTGGGTGAACGGCAACGAAGATGGCCGTTTGATTGAGCCCTGCGCCGGACTGCTGGACAACGATGCGCCGGAAGCGTGCGCGCGTAAAGAGGCGATGGAGGAGACGGGTTACGAGGTCGGCGAGGTACGTAAGGTGTTTGAACTGTATATGTCCCCTGGCGGCGTCACCGAAATTGTTCACTTCTTTATTGCGGAATATAACGCCAGCCTGAAGGCTAATGCGGGCGGCGGCGTGGAAGATGAGGATATTGAAGTCCTTGAGATGCCTTTCACCCAGGCGCTGGAGGCGGTGGCCAGCGGCGAGATACGTGACGCTAAGGCAGTGATATTACTGCAATATTTACAGGCCTCCGGTCTAATGTCTTGA